GCTTGATCGCTTCCTTTTCTGTTTTACTTGTAGAAGGAGAAGCCGCTGAACCAGAGTTGCTTTCAAGCTCGACATGGTTTTCTTGTACAGAATTGTTATTCACCTGTGAATACACCTTTGTAGGCAAGCCCCACAATTTAATAAAGCCAAGTGCCGCCTTATGATCAAATTGATCGCCGGTATTATAGGTAGCCAGCTCATGGCTGTACAAGGATGCATCTGATTTACGTCCGACTACAATGGCCTGACCCTTATAAAACTTAACACGAACAGTACCTGTTACATTTGCCTGAGTCTCTTCTATAAATGCTTGCAGAGCAGAACGAATCGGGGAATACCAGAGACCCTCATAAATCACCTGAGCCATTTTTTGTTCCACGATTGGTTTAAATTGAGCGACTTCACGAGGCTGTGTCAAAAACTCTAGCTCCCGATGCGCTAGAATGAGTGTAGTAGCCGCCGGTGTCTCATATACCTCACGAGATTTAATCCCTACTAAGCGATTTTCCACATGGTCAATCCGGCCAACTCCGTGTTTGCCTGCTATCTTATTTAGAGCTAGAATGAGCTCAGCAAGCGTCATTGCTTCCCCATTTAAAGCAGTCGGAACACCTTTGGTAAAGCTAATCTCTATCTCTTCCGCTTGATCTGGAGCATTTTCAATCGAGGCTGTTAACTCATAAGCTCCCTCAGGCGGTGCAGCCCACGGATCTTCGAGAACACCGCACTCGCAGCTTCTTCCCCAAAGATTCTGGTCGATTGAATATGGGTTATCCAGATTAATCGGGATTGGAATATTATTTTTCTTCGCGTACTCAATCTCTTCATCACGTGTCCAGCCCCACTCACGAACTGGCGCAACAATTTGAATATTTGGATTTAGAGCAGTAAAAGAAAGGTCAAAACGCACCTGATCGTTTCCTTTACCCGTGCATCCATGAGCAACAGCTACTGCCCCCTCCTGATTCGCAACCTCAATCAAAATTTTAGAAATCAAGTAGCGAGACAGAGCGGATACCAATGGATATTTTCCCTCATACATGGCATTGGCTTGTAGAGCTGGCAAAACATATTCACTCGCGAAAGCTTCCTTCGCGTCTATAACGATGGATTTATATGCACCCACTTGCATCGCTTTTTTCTGGATAAAATCTAAATCCTTTCCTTCCCCCACATCGAGGGCGACCGCGATTACATCGTAGTTATAGGTATCTTGTAACCATTTAATTGCTACAGAAGTATCTAAACCACCAGAATACGCTAATACAATTTTATCTTTTTTCATCGTTGTCTCTCCATTTCGTAGTATTTTTTCTGGGTAATTATTCATATTGTACTATAAAATAACATTAATTCCATATAAGACGGAATTTACATTACAGATGCCAACAATGCTTTTTGTGCATGGAGACGATTCTCCGCTTCTTCAAACACCACAGAATGAGGTCCATCGATAATCTCTGCTGTCACCTCTTCACCACGGTGCACAGGGAGACAATGCATAAAGATATAATCTGAATCGGCTCTGGATACCAGTTTTTCATTTACCTGATAGGCGGTGAAATCTTTCAAACGTTGCTCATTCTCTTCTTCAAAGCCCATGCTGGTCCATACATCGGTATAAATCACGTCTGCTTGATCAACAGCTTCATTTGCATCGTGAGTCATCATAAATTTTCCACCATATTGAGTAGCGTATTCCACTGCCTTTGCAGCAATAGCATTTTGCATCTCATATCCTGGAGGTGTGGCAATACGTACATCTAATCCGAGAATCAAGGCACCTAGAGCAAGCGAATTTGCCACATTATTGCCGTCTCCGATGAAGGCTAGCTTAATTCCCTGCAATCTGCCCTTGTGTTCCTGTATCGTTAAAAGATCAGCCAAAGCCTGGCAAGGATGATACAAATCAGTTAGCCCATTAATAACCGGTACACTAGCATGCTTTGCTAGCTCTACGACATTTTCGTGAGCATGAGTTCGTATCATAATTCCATCTACATAACTAGATAAAATTTTCGCTGTATCTGAAATTGTTTCACCGCGCCCTAGCTGTAGGTCTTTATCAGTCAGAAATAAACTGCTTCCCCCTAATTGATACATCCCTACTTCAAAAGAAACACGAGTACGCGTGGAGGATTTCGTGAAGATCATCGCTAATGTTTTTCCAGCTAATGGCTGGTAGACCGTGCCGTTTTTTTGCATCGACTTTATTTGACTAGCATAATGCAGTAGTTCGAGCATCTCCTCCCTACTCCACTCGTCAATTTGCAGTGTATTTTTTCCTCTATAAAGAGGGGGTTGAACTTCTGCATAGAGATCCAAGTTCTTCACAGGCTTCATTACTTTCGCTCTCCTTTTCTTGACAAATTTGTAAATAGGCCGCAAATGTCTCGACAACAGTGAACAACGTAATGCCATGCTGAACAGATAAGCTACGCAGTTGAAACCCTGTACGCTCTGCCTGATTTCCTTTTGTAGCGGTAATTAATGACGTTTGAATGAATCCCGCTTTAACCAACGATGTATAGTCAGGTAATCCTTTACATATTTGCGTAATTTCAATGCCGTGATTATTCAAAAACTGCGCCGTGCCTTCTGTTGCATAGATACGTACCCCCGATACTTTTCCTTTCCGAAGGTAGGGTAATACGCTTGCTTTGTCAGCATCGTTTAGTGAAAGAAATAAACCATCTCCACTAGCTAGCCGTTTATTCGCACCTTGTTTGTAGGCAAAAGCTTTACTGAATGCCTCTTTTACAGTTCGACCAAGTCCCAGAATCTCACCTGTAGATTTCATTTCAGGTCCTAATAAAGGGTCTACACCCACTAGCTTCGTGGAAGAAAATACAGGAGCCTTTACCACAAAAAAATGAATGTCTTCTGAAAGTCCTAGCTCATAGCCCATATCTGCTAAACGCTCTCCAAGAGAGACTCGCACAGCCAATTCCACCATTGGGATATTGGTCACCTTACTCGTAATTGGCACTGTACGAGAAGCACGCGGATTTACCTCTAACACATAAACATTTGAATCCTGTAGGACGAACTGGAGATTCACAATCCCGATTGCTTGCATTTCCTTAGCGATTTTCTTGGTATAGTGGACTATTAGCCGCTTCTGTTGTTCTGTGAGATGCTGGGCAGGAAACAAGGCAATACTATCTCCTGAATGTATTCCCGCTTTCTCAACATGTTCAAAAATTCCGGGAATTAATACATCATAGCCATCCGTTATCGCATCTAGCTCGACTTCCATACCCGATATAAATTGATCGATCAGCAAAGGAAAACAACTGGTGTCAACCTGTTCATCAATCCAGCCTTGCATCGCTGCACGTAGCTCGCCCTCATCATGCACAACCGTCATTCCTTGGCCTCCAATAACGTAGGAGGGGCGCAGCAATACAGGATAGCCAATGCTAGTAGCAACATGAATCGCCTCTTCTGTGGAATAGACTCCCTTCCCTGGTATGTGGGGAATATTTAGCTTTTGGAGCATCTGATAAAACAGTTCTCGATCCTCGACCCGTTTCATTTGCTCTAAGGCTGTTCCCAAGACGGTCAGCCCCGCTTCTTGGATAGCACCTGCCAGGTTAATCGCAGTCTGACCACCGAATTGGACGAATACCCCAGCCACTCCTTCTTGCCTAGCTACATGCAGCACATCTTCAATATGCAAAGGCTCAAAATAAAGATGATCGGCCGTCTCGTAATCGGTACTCACTGTCTCTGGGTTATTGTTAATCACGATGGCTTTCAGCTTCTGTTTTTGCAAAGCCTTAGCTGCATGCACAGAACAATAATCAAATTCAATCCCCTGCCCAATACGGATGGGCCCCGAGCCTAGCACCAATATTTTTTTTGCTGATAAAGATACCACCTCATTCTTGCCTTGCCATGTGGAGTAATAATAAGCTGTCTTTGCATCAAACTCTCCCGCACACGTATCGACCATGTTATAGACCGGCATGAGACCCCATTTCTGACGCATTTTCCAAATTTCACTTACAGGAAGCTTCATCATCCAGGCAATCGTCTGATCCGTAATGCCAATTTCCTTACAAGCTCTCAATTCCTCCATACGTAATGTGTCTTTGCATGATGCTTTCAACCTTTTCTCCCACTGGATAATGGACTTAATATGACCTAAATAGAAAGGGTCAATTTCTGTTTTCATGTGAAGCTCTTGTATACTCATACCCCGACGTAACGCTTCTGCTACAGCAAATAAACGAAGGTCCGTGGCAATCTTTAATAGTTTCTCCAACTCCTCCAAAGATAGAGACGCAATATCCTTTCGGTAGAGATAATGACAGCCAATTTCTAAAGAACGGAGAGCCTTTAACAAAGCAGCCTCAAAAGTTCGAGCAATGGCCATTACCTCGCCTGTTGCTTTCATTTGTGTTCCTAGATTGCGGTCAGCTAATGGGAATTTATCAAAGGGCCAACGTGGAATTTTGACAACTACATAATCCAATGCTGGTTCAAAGCTAGCATAGGTATTACCGGTGATAGGGTTGAGCACCTCGTCCAAGTGATAGCCCAATGCTAATTTTGCAGCGATCCTTGCGATCGGATAGCCTGTCGCTTTGGAAGCTAAGGCTGAGGAACGACTAACCCTCGGATTTACTTCAATGAGGTAATAGCGATCTGAATGTGGGTCTAAGGCAAATTGAATATTACAACCACCCACTACACCTAACGCTCGAATCACTTTGGTAGAAACACTGCGTAGCATTTGATATTGACGATCTGTTAAGGTTTGAGAAGGCGCTACAACGATACTATCTCCCGTATGAACACCAACTGGGTCTATATTTTCCATGTTACAAACGATAATGCAGGTATCATTTGCATCCCGCATGACTTCATACTCAATTTCCTTCCAGCCCTTCACACTTCTTTCCACTAGCACCTGTTGTATTGGACTTGCTGCCAGTCCTTGTTCAGCGATTTTTTCAAGAGCCTGTTGATCAGAAGCAATTCCTCCCCCTGCTCCTCCAAGTGTATAAGCTGGACGAACAATCACGGGATAACCAATCTGATTCGCAAAATGTAGAGCTTCCTGTATAGTACTCACTGTTATGCTCTCAGGAACAGGTTCATGAATGTTATTCATCATTCGTTTAAATAACTCGCGATCCTCACCGTTCTGAATAGCAGTCAAGGGAGTCCCTAATAAAGCTACTCCAAAGCGCTCTAATACGCCTGCCTCAGCTAATTCCACAGCCAAATTAAGTCCTGTCTGTCCGCCTAGTGTTGGTAGCAATCCATCCGGTCGTTCCTTTTGAATAATTTTTGTGATAGAAGTGACAGTTAATGGTTCCAGATACACCTTATCTGCAATCTGCTCATCGGTCATGATAGTAGCTGGATTGTTATTCACTAGCACAACTTCTACGCCTTCCTCCTTTAGTGAAAGACAAGCTTGTGCCCCGGAATAATCAAACTCCGCTGCCTGCCCAATCACAATCGGACCCGAACCGATTACCAGCACTTTATGAATGTGTTGTTGTTTAGGCATAATGCTTCGCTCCTATCGTTTGTACCGATTCCAAGAAGGTCGCAATAATATGTGAGGTATCATCTGGTCCCGGATGTGCTTCTGGATGGAATTGTACGCTCATAATGGGCAGATACATATGTCGTAGCCCTTCCACACTGCCATCATTTACATTTCGATAGGTGACCATTAGGTTTTGCTTATCTAATCCCCCCTCCTTCACCACATAGCTATGATTCTGCGAAGTTATATATACTTTACCAGTGCTCAGCTCTTTTACAGGATGGTTGCTTCCGCGATGCCCAAAGGGAAGTCGTTCTGTCTGTCCCCCAAACATCAACGACAATACTTGATGCCCCAAACAAATCCCTAATGTCGGAAATGCTTCGGCTAATTTACGCCATTGTCGACAATATTTTCGTAATTGTTCAGGGTTACCAGGCCCATTGGAGAAGACGATACCATCTGGCTGTAGAGCCCTAATTTCCTCCATACGCGTCTGATAAGGCACAACCGTTACCTTGCAGCCAAGCTTTAACAGGGCTTGCAAAATAGAGTGCTTCATACCCAAATCAATGACTACAATATGCTCCCCTTCTCCTCGATAGGTGATGGAGCGAGTTCTGGAAACATGCTCTACAAAAATGCGCTCCTCCTGACGAAGCCTATGCAAAGCAATCTCCTCTGCTGTCATCGGCTGATCAGCTAGAACACCGTAAAGCAGACCACCCTGCCGAACCTTTTGTGTAATCGACCGTGTGTCTACTCCAGCTAAAATAGGGAAGCCGAACTGCTTTGCAGCCGTATCTAAAGATATCCGGGAACGAAAATGGCTAGGGTTTTGACAAAGCTGACTAACAACCATACCAGAAATAGCAGGCTGAGTTGATTCATAGTCGATTTCATTAACACCATAATTCCCAATCAACGGATAGGTGAAGGTGACGATCTGACCATAAAAGGAAGGATCGCTCATCACCTCCTGATACCCAGTCATTCCTGTATGAAAAACCACCTCTCCGTATGAGGTAAGTGGTACTCCATACAGCTTACCTGCAAATACTTCTCCGCTCTCTAACGTAAGAAACCCTGTATTGTTGCCGTGTAAATACTTATCCAACGCAACCAGCTCCTATCGACAAAAAGTTCCCAACACTCTGCTTTATGAATATATATTCGTTATTTTTGTATAATCATACATTCACTCCAAAAAAAATGCAACGATTTTTCTGAATAAAATCAAAAATCGTTGCATGATTATTTCTGATATCCGGCTATCTTACTTCTCTCCTGACTGCAAAATCTCTTTTAGCACTAGCACTAATTGGTCGATCTCTGACTTTTGAATGATGAGCGCCGGCAATAATCGGATAACATTTGGACCTGCCTGTAGCAATAATACGCCTTTTTGCTGAGCCGCTTTTAGATACCCGCTTACCTCGCCAGTCATTTCTAAACCAACCATCAACCCGAGCCCGCGTACCCCTTTTATTTGATGGGGATATTGCTTGGCTATGTCTTTTAACGCATCAAGCAGGTATTCGCTCATAGCTTTTACATGCGATAATACGTTCTGTTGCTCCATTTCCAAAAGTGTTGCCATTCCCGCTGTTGTAGCTAATTGATTCCCTCCAAAGGTGGTCCCATGTGAGCCTGGAGAAAAGGCCGCGGCTACCGCCTCCGTCGCAAGCATTGCTCCTATCGGAAAGCCACTGCCTAATCCTTTAGCCAGCGTTATCACATCGGGTACGATTCCATAGTGCTGATAACTAAACCATTCACCCGTTCGACCAATACCTGTCTGCACTTCATCAATCATCAATAAAATATCATTTGATTTGCACCACGCATATAATTCGGTCACGAACTCCATTGAGGCTGGATGAACGCCGCCTTCTCCTTGTACAAGCTCTAGCAATACGGCGCATGTTTGGTTTGTCGTCACGTTCTTCACAGCTTCTACATCTCCGTATGGCACAGTGATAAATCCGGCCGGCAAAGGATTAAAGCCCTCTTTTACCTTTTGCTGACCTGTAGCTGTTAACGTAGCTAGGGTTCTGCCATGGAAGGACTGCTCAAACGTAATTATTTCGAAACGATCCTCATTCTTCGTTTTTTGGGCATAACGCCGCGCTAGTTTAATCGCCGCTTCATTCGCTTCCGCCCCGCTGTTGCAAAAGAACACTTGATCTAAACCAGACAATTCAGTCAGTTTTTTTCCTAATTCCTCTTGCAGCGGATGTTGCGTTACATTGGAGCTATGCCATAAGGTATCTAACTGCTGATGCAGTTTTGCTGATACGGCAGGAGGACAATGCCCAAGCGATGTCACACCGATACCAGATGTGCAGTCTAAATACGCTTTTCCTGTATGATCCCAGACCGTGGTACCGCTCCCTTTGACAATCGTAACATCCCAACGCGCATAAGTATTCATCACATGCATTTTTTCTGTATAAACAGTCATGAGCGATCTCTCTCCTTTTTCCCTAATCAATTTCTGTTGCAACGAAGGCTTGTGAGTCCTCTCCACGCGGCATCCCGGCCGAAATGGAAGTACCTACAGCTCTTCCTTTTACCAAACCATCAAGCGTTTCTGCCGCTCCCTTACAAATAACAACCTCCTGAACTCCCTGGGCCAGTGCGTCTAAAGCTGCTTGAACCTTCGGAATCATTCCCCCCGTAATCATTTGGTTCTGAATCATCATTTGGATGTCTTCAATCGTGACGCTTGGCAGCAGTTGTTTTTCCCCTAGCTCATTCTCCTCCCAAATTCCTGGCACATCTGTTAGCATCAGCATTTGTTTCGCGCCTAGGGCAGATGCAATCGCCCCTGCTGCTGTATCTGCGTTGCAGTTAAATCGTGTGTTACCATCCTCTGATACGGCAATAGGTGACACGACTGGAATATAGCCATTCGCAAGCAACAATTGAAGAGGTGCTGGATTCACTGCTGTAATCTTTCCTACCAGTCCTAAGCCATCCATTTTCTCTACTGCTTGCAATAAGGAACCATCTACTCCGCTTAATCCCCATGCTTTTCCCCCTGCATGCAATAGCTTTCGAACGATCAATTTATTCATTGGACCGCTTAATACCATTTCCACGGCTTGCATGGTAGCCTCATCCGTTACTCGCAATCCGTTAGAAAAGATTGGCTCGATCTTCAATTGATCTAGCATTTGATTTATCGCCGGTCCGCCTCCATGTACAATTACAATAGATTTTCCTTCTGCTTGCAGGAAAGCAAGTTTGTTGTAGAAAGATTCAGGCAATTGCTCCAGCATGCTTCCACCGCATTTAATTACCATAACCTCATGTAGCATTTTACAAGTCTCCTATTCATAAGTAGTTGACCTAGAATACCTCGCTTCGCGTAAAAGCGTCACATACACTACGGATAAAGAGCATGTTTCGGTAACCCAAGCGTCTCTTCAAATCCAAACAACAAATTCATATTTTGGATTGCCTGACCCGCCGCACCTTTAACCATGTTATCAATAACGGATAAAATGATAATCCGACCCGTTCTTTCATCAAAATGAAGAGCGATATCACAGTAATTTGTTCCAAGCACCTCTTTTGTGCGTGGATAGGACCCAAATGGCCTTACACGGACAAAGGGAGCATTCTGATATGCATGTTCATACAGCTTTTGTAAGCCTTCAACGGTAAAGCCTACATCCTGACTTTTATCTATTTGAATATAGCTAGTGGTCAAAATTCCTCTGGTCATCGGCACCAGATGAGGGGTGAACTGAATAGCTATCTCTTTCTTCGTCATTTGTAAAATTCCCTGCTCGATCTCTGGCGTATGCTGATGTTGCCCTACTTTATAAGCGTGAAAGCTATCATTTAATTCGCTGTAATGAACACCAAGCGACGCTCCACGACCAGCACCCGAGACTCCTGATTTAGCATCAACAATGATACTGTCGGGCTTGATCCACTCTGTTTGAAGCAGCGGTAACAGGGAAAGCAGGGTAGCAGTTGGATAGCAGCCTGGATTAGCCACCACCGAAGCTTCTCTTACTTTAGATTTGTTCCATTCAGGCAAGCCATAGACAGCCTGCTGCAATACTTCCTTCGTTGCTGGTAACTTCTTATACCATTCCTGATAAGCCTCAGGAGATCGGAGCCTAAGATCACCAGATAAATCGATAATCTTCACTCCCCCCTTTATTAAAACAGGCGTTATTTCAGCACTCACCCCAGCCGGAGTTGCTAAGAACACGACATCATTCTCCTGCGCAATTTTCTCTGGCTGAATGCCCTGTAGCATGGGTAAATCTGCACTCTGCAAATGAGGGAAGAATTCAGCCAATGATCTGCCTTCTGCCGAACTAGAATAAAGACTTTGTATGTATATCTCAGGATGCTGCAATAAGATACGAATGAGTTCAATACCGCTGTATCCAGTGGCTCCAATAATCCCAATACGTTTCATCGCTCTCACTCCTAATTTTTATGCATAAATATACATTTATAATAATAAAAATTCTAATTGATTACAAATATTATTTTGGCTAAAAAGGATGAGATCCAAGGACCTCACCCTATTCGTTCGTTCTATTTCTTTTCTGCTAGCCAAGTTGCAATTGTTTCTGCATCTTCGCCTTTAGACATGTTGGCTGGCATGCTGCCTTTTCCATTTTTAATGATCTCTAATATTTCATCTTTATTGTATTTGCTACCTATTGTTTCTAGGGAAGGACCGGTTGCTCCCTTCAAGTCCACACCGTGACAGCCAACACAACTGCTTTGTTTGAATTTTTCTTCTCCCGCTGATGCAGTCGCTGTATCTCCACTTGCCTTCTCTGCCGCCGGCTTCTCTTCCGGTGCAGGTTGTGATTGTTGTCCACCACAGGCTGTTAATCCCACAGCAAGCGCTCCTACCATCAATACAGTTGCTAAACGTTTCATTTTTTGAATGCCTCCCTTTCCTTTGCAACTAAAAATAGGTACAAACGAGCAGTAGACTATATAGCCATTACCGTTTGTACCTGTGCTACTTTACTTCACTTGCTTCTCTGTTTTTACCATTAGCTAAGCTACATCCAAATTGGTGTAATTTGCTAAATGTAGTATATCATAGTAGTATGCGTTTTCTCAGCTTCTGTATCAGTGTTCATAAGATTGTAAAACATTTTAGAAAAGAGCAATAAATCAAAACTATCGCACTTAAAAAACTACACAAAAAACGAAAAAGCACTTTTGCAATTATGCAAAAGTGCTCACTGTTCTTATATGGTGCCGAAGACCGGACTTGAACCGGTACGGGATTACTCCCGACAGATTTTAAGTCTGTTGCGTCTGCCTATTCCGCCACTCCGGCAGATAAATGGTGCGGGTGGAGGGACTTGAACCCCCACGGTCGCCCGCCAGAACCTAAATCTGGTGCGTCTGCCAATTCCGCCACACCCGCATCGTGTTGACTTCTATAGTCTAACATAGCAATCTGGTAAATGCAATACTTTTTCTATTTTTTATTTCTAAATTCTTTTCTAGTAAAAAAGAGGCTGAAAAAACTAGCATTCTTCAGCCTCTCCTTCTGTCAGCATGCACGCACGCTTATTGCAATTGGGAGCGTAGATAAGCATCAATAAATGGATCAAGCTCTCCATCCATCACTGCCTGCACATTGCCTACCTCCATATTGGTCCGATGATCCTTCACCATGCTGTACGGGTGGAATACATACGAACGAATTTGACTGCCCCAAGCAATGTCCTTCTGTTCTCCCTGAATCGAAGCTAGTGTTTTCTCTTGCTCCTGCTTCTGTAGCTCGAACAGCTTGCCTAATAGCATCTTCATAGCCCGATCGCGGTTTTTAATCTGAGAACGCTCGGTTTGGCACGTCACAACTATACCAGTTGGTAAATGAGTAATACGAACGGCAGAATCTGTCGTGTTGATATGCTGTCCCCCTGCACCACTGGAACGGTACGTATCAATCTTTAAATCCTCAGTTCGAATATCTACTTCTTTATCGTTTTCAATCTCTGGTAGGACGTTGCACGATACGAAGGAAGTATGACGGCGTCCTGAAGCATCAAACGGCGAGATACGCACTAATCGGTGCACCCCTTTTTCCGCCTTTAAATATCCGTACGCATTGTGTCCTTTAATTAACAGCGTAACACTTTTGATCCCTGCCTCATCACCTGGCAGATAATCCAGCGTCTCTACTTTGAAGCCTTTGCGTTCAGCCCAGCGTGTGTACATCCGCAGTAGCATAGAACCCCAATCCTGCGACTCCGTTCCACCAGCTCCTGGATGCAACTCCAAAATAGCGTTATTTTTATCGTATTGATCGCTCAATAACAATTCTAGCTCAAAGTCCTCAAAGTTCTTCTTTAAATCCTGTGTACTCTGATACAGATCGGAAATAAGAGAACTATCGCCTTCTTCAATCACTAGCTCCAGCATCATCTGTAAGTCGTCATAAGAGGCATCCAGACGTCCCATCGTATCTGTTAGACTTTTGATCCCATTAAGCTCTCCAATGGTTTTTTGTGCAACATCATTATCATCCCAAAAATCTGGAGCTAACATCC
The nucleotide sequence above comes from Brevibacillus laterosporus LMG 15441. Encoded proteins:
- a CDS encoding argininosuccinate synthase; this translates as MKKDKIVLAYSGGLDTSVAIKWLQDTYNYDVIAVALDVGEGKDLDFIQKKAMQVGAYKSIVIDAKEAFASEYVLPALQANAMYEGKYPLVSALSRYLISKILIEVANQEGAVAVAHGCTGKGNDQVRFDLSFTALNPNIQIVAPVREWGWTRDEEIEYAKKNNIPIPINLDNPYSIDQNLWGRSCECGVLEDPWAAPPEGAYELTASIENAPDQAEEIEISFTKGVPTALNGEAMTLAELILALNKIAGKHGVGRIDHVENRLVGIKSREVYETPAATTLILAHRELEFLTQPREVAQFKPIVEQKMAQVIYEGLWYSPIRSALQAFIEETQANVTGTVRVKFYKGQAIVVGRKSDASLYSHELATYNTGDQFDHKAALGFIKLWGLPTKVYSQVNNNSVQENHVELESNSGSAASPSTSKTEKEAIKP
- a CDS encoding aspartate aminotransferase family protein, whose protein sequence is MTVYTEKMHVMNTYARWDVTIVKGSGTTVWDHTGKAYLDCTSGIGVTSLGHCPPAVSAKLHQQLDTLWHSSNVTQHPLQEELGKKLTELSGLDQVFFCNSGAEANEAAIKLARRYAQKTKNEDRFEIITFEQSFHGRTLATLTATGQQKVKEGFNPLPAGFITVPYGDVEAVKNVTTNQTCAVLLELVQGEGGVHPASMEFVTELYAWCKSNDILLMIDEVQTGIGRTGEWFSYQHYGIVPDVITLAKGLGSGFPIGAMLATEAVAAAFSPGSHGTTFGGNQLATTAGMATLLEMEQQNVLSHVKAMSEYLLDALKDIAKQYPHQIKGVRGLGLMVGLEMTGEVSGYLKAAQQKGVLLLQAGPNVIRLLPALIIQKSEIDQLVLVLKEILQSGEK
- the argC gene encoding N-acetyl-gamma-glutamyl-phosphate reductase translates to MKRIGIIGATGYSGIELIRILLQHPEIYIQSLYSSSAEGRSLAEFFPHLQSADLPMLQGIQPEKIAQENDVVFLATPAGVSAEITPVLIKGGVKIIDLSGDLRLRSPEAYQEWYKKLPATKEVLQQAVYGLPEWNKSKVREASVVANPGCYPTATLLSLLPLLQTEWIKPDSIIVDAKSGVSGAGRGASLGVHYSELNDSFHAYKVGQHQHTPEIEQGILQMTKKEIAIQFTPHLVPMTRGILTTSYIQIDKSQDVGFTVEGLQKLYEHAYQNAPFVRVRPFGSYPRTKEVLGTNYCDIALHFDERTGRIIILSVIDNMVKGAAGQAIQNMNLLFGFEETLGLPKHALYP
- the argF gene encoding ornithine carbamoyltransferase — encoded protein: MKPVKNLDLYAEVQPPLYRGKNTLQIDEWSREEMLELLHYASQIKSMQKNGTVYQPLAGKTLAMIFTKSSTRTRVSFEVGMYQLGGSSLFLTDKDLQLGRGETISDTAKILSSYVDGIMIRTHAHENVVELAKHASVPVINGLTDLYHPCQALADLLTIQEHKGRLQGIKLAFIGDGNNVANSLALGALILGLDVRIATPPGYEMQNAIAAKAVEYATQYGGKFMMTHDANEAVDQADVIYTDVWTSMGFEEENEQRLKDFTAYQVNEKLVSRADSDYIFMHCLPVHRGEEVTAEIIDGPHSVVFEEAENRLHAQKALLASVM
- the argB gene encoding acetylglutamate kinase encodes the protein MLHEVMVIKCGGSMLEQLPESFYNKLAFLQAEGKSIVIVHGGGPAINQMLDQLKIEPIFSNGLRVTDEATMQAVEMVLSGPMNKLIVRKLLHAGGKAWGLSGVDGSLLQAVEKMDGLGLVGKITAVNPAPLQLLLANGYIPVVSPIAVSEDGNTRFNCNADTAAGAIASALGAKQMLMLTDVPGIWEENELGEKQLLPSVTIEDIQMMIQNQMITGGMIPKVQAALDALAQGVQEVVICKGAAETLDGLVKGRAVGTSISAGMPRGEDSQAFVATEID
- the cccB gene encoding cytochrome c551, whose translation is MKRLATVLMVGALAVGLTACGGQQSQPAPEEKPAAEKASGDTATASAGEEKFKQSSCVGCHGVDLKGATGPSLETIGSKYNKDEILEIIKNGKGSMPANMSKGEDAETIATWLAEKK
- a CDS encoding carbamoyl phosphate synthase small subunit → MDKYLHGNNTGFLTLESGEVFAGKLYGVPLTSYGEVVFHTGMTGYQEVMSDPSFYGQIVTFTYPLIGNYGVNEIDYESTQPAISGMVVSQLCQNPSHFRSRISLDTAAKQFGFPILAGVDTRSITQKVRQGGLLYGVLADQPMTAEEIALHRLRQEERIFVEHVSRTRSITYRGEGEHIVVIDLGMKHSILQALLKLGCKVTVVPYQTRMEEIRALQPDGIVFSNGPGNPEQLRKYCRQWRKLAEAFPTLGICLGHQVLSLMFGGQTERLPFGHRGSNHPVKELSTGKVYITSQNHSYVVKEGGLDKQNLMVTYRNVNDGSVEGLRHMYLPIMSVQFHPEAHPGPDDTSHIIATFLESVQTIGAKHYA
- the carB gene encoding carbamoyl-phosphate synthase (glutamine-hydrolyzing) large subunit; this encodes MPKQQHIHKVLVIGSGPIVIGQAAEFDYSGAQACLSLKEEGVEVVLVNNNPATIMTDEQIADKVYLEPLTVTSITKIIQKERPDGLLPTLGGQTGLNLAVELAEAGVLERFGVALLGTPLTAIQNGEDRELFKRMMNNIHEPVPESITVSTIQEALHFANQIGYPVIVRPAYTLGGAGGGIASDQQALEKIAEQGLAASPIQQVLVERSVKGWKEIEYEVMRDANDTCIIVCNMENIDPVGVHTGDSIVVAPSQTLTDRQYQMLRSVSTKVIRALGVVGGCNIQFALDPHSDRYYLIEVNPRVSRSSALASKATGYPIARIAAKLALGYHLDEVLNPITGNTYASFEPALDYVVVKIPRWPFDKFPLADRNLGTQMKATGEVMAIARTFEAALLKALRSLEIGCHYLYRKDIASLSLEELEKLLKIATDLRLFAVAEALRRGMSIQELHMKTEIDPFYLGHIKSIIQWEKRLKASCKDTLRMEELRACKEIGITDQTIAWMMKLPVSEIWKMRQKWGLMPVYNMVDTCAGEFDAKTAYYYSTWQGKNEVVSLSAKKILVLGSGPIRIGQGIEFDYCSVHAAKALQKQKLKAIVINNNPETVSTDYETADHLYFEPLHIEDVLHVARQEGVAGVFVQFGGQTAINLAGAIQEAGLTVLGTALEQMKRVEDRELFYQMLQKLNIPHIPGKGVYSTEEAIHVATSIGYPVLLRPSYVIGGQGMTVVHDEGELRAAMQGWIDEQVDTSCFPLLIDQFISGMEVELDAITDGYDVLIPGIFEHVEKAGIHSGDSIALFPAQHLTEQQKRLIVHYTKKIAKEMQAIGIVNLQFVLQDSNVYVLEVNPRASRTVPITSKVTNIPMVELAVRVSLGERLADMGYELGLSEDIHFFVVKAPVFSSTKLVGVDPLLGPEMKSTGEILGLGRTVKEAFSKAFAYKQGANKRLASGDGLFLSLNDADKASVLPYLRKGKVSGVRIYATEGTAQFLNNHGIEITQICKGLPDYTSLVKAGFIQTSLITATKGNQAERTGFQLRSLSVQHGITLFTVVETFAAYLQICQEKESESNEACEELGSLCRSSTPSL